Proteins from one Nitrospirota bacterium genomic window:
- the cas2 gene encoding CRISPR-associated endonuclease Cas2: MFVIVSYDVATDDGKGQRRLRRVARACMDYGQRVQYSVFECIVDPAQWTMLKNRFISEIDPQKDSLRFYYLGSNWKHRVEHVGAKTPVDQEGPLII; this comes from the coding sequence ATGTTTGTGATTGTAAGTTATGATGTTGCTACTGATGATGGTAAAGGACAGCGCCGTTTGCGCAGGGTGGCTCGTGCATGTATGGATTATGGACAAAGGGTTCAGTATTCTGTGTTTGAATGTATTGTTGATCCGGCACAGTGGACGATGTTGAAGAATAGGTTTATTTCTGAGATTGATCCGCAGAAAGACAGCCTGAGATTTTACTATCTTGGCTCTAACTGGAAACATCGGGTGGAGCATGTCGGCGCAAAGACGCCTGTTGATCAGGAAGGACCGCTGATTATTTAA